A window of Aliarcobacter trophiarum LMG 25534 contains these coding sequences:
- a CDS encoding tetratricopeptide repeat protein has product MFKKSFILIFISFLFTACSFKMPEFLSFSSIDYLELQKEADICRDLDTEKEKLECYKKIESTNSFAQIRLGTYYSTKKEYKESLKYLNMAKQSDNLYANLPLALLYYTGEGVRKDINKSFELLKEASDIDPIAAFQLSRFYLQGINTRIDYDRGIKLLLFAGTSGVLQAQDLLSNIYKEGLYGAPKDQVKYEFWLKKAKDNKEDKNSKIYIF; this is encoded by the coding sequence ATGTTTAAAAAGAGTTTTATTTTAATTTTTATTTCGTTTTTGTTTACTGCTTGTTCATTTAAAATGCCAGAATTCTTAAGTTTTTCAAGTATAGATTATTTAGAACTTCAAAAGGAAGCTGATATTTGTAGAGATTTAGATACTGAAAAAGAGAAGTTAGAGTGCTATAAAAAAATAGAGAGCACAAACTCTTTTGCACAAATAAGATTAGGTACTTACTACTCAACTAAAAAAGAGTATAAAGAGAGTTTAAAATACCTAAATATGGCAAAACAGAGTGATAATCTATATGCTAATCTTCCTTTGGCACTTTTATACTATACAGGTGAAGGTGTGAGAAAGGATATAAATAAATCTTTTGAACTTTTAAAAGAAGCAAGTGATATTGACCCAATTGCTGCTTTTCAACTATCAAGATTTTACCTACAAGGTATAAATACAAGAATTGATTATGATAGAGGTATAAAGTTGCTTTTATTTGCTGGAACATCTGGTGTACTTCAAGCTCAAGATTTACTTTCTAATATCTATAAAGAGGGACTTTATGGAGCTCCAAAAGATCAAGTAAAGTATGAGTTTTGGTTAAAAAAAGCTAAAGACAACAAAGAAGACAAGAACTCAAAAATCTACATATTTTAA
- the dauA gene encoding C4-dicarboxylic acid transporter DauA codes for MIKSNIFSGLTVGIIALPLSMALAIATGVPPELGLYTAIIAGVFAAVFGSSKVNISGPTAAFIVILIPIVQEFGIAGLLLCGLMSGVILILVGVFRLGNLIELVPYPVTVGFTSGIAVVIATFQIKDFFGLTIESFTGSYLDKLFLLFSSFTTFNIFEFLTAFITLLILIFWKKTKSKIPSALIALGFITIVVALLNHYYSLNISTIASTFSYNINGLEGSGIPPIPLQFSLPWGHLDSSQINFDLIKKLLPHAIAIAILGALESLLCAVISDGMTGNKTDPNKELIGQGITNIVVPFFGGIPATAAIARTVANINSGGTAKLSSIVHSLFILVSILFIAPYISYLPMAGLSALLLIVAWNMSEIKHFTNILKTAPKDDIYVLLTCFGLTVLIDMQVAVAVGIGLASILFIKRTIDLYSIELVSEDMSLHPDLPKDILIYDINGPMFFGAAQKAMKTLINANDKRDIVILNMKNVTMIDMTAMVALKSIIDGFEAKNKKLIFSGLSNRVQKKLERAKFDYVTTFSNINDSIEYAKHLLNVLEE; via the coding sequence ATGATAAAAAGTAATATCTTTTCTGGACTTACTGTTGGAATTATTGCATTGCCTTTATCTATGGCTCTTGCAATTGCAACAGGAGTTCCTCCCGAACTAGGACTTTATACTGCAATAATTGCGGGAGTTTTTGCCGCAGTTTTTGGAAGTAGTAAAGTAAATATTTCTGGTCCTACAGCTGCATTTATAGTTATTTTAATTCCAATAGTACAAGAGTTTGGTATAGCTGGATTACTTTTATGTGGTCTTATGTCTGGAGTTATTTTAATTTTAGTTGGAGTTTTTAGACTTGGAAACTTAATAGAGTTAGTTCCTTATCCAGTAACTGTTGGATTTACCTCTGGAATTGCTGTTGTAATAGCAACTTTTCAGATAAAAGATTTTTTTGGATTAACTATAGAAAGCTTTACAGGAAGCTATTTAGATAAGCTTTTTCTACTCTTTAGTAGTTTTACTACCTTTAATATTTTTGAATTTTTAACAGCATTTATTACCCTTTTAATCCTTATTTTTTGGAAAAAAACAAAGAGTAAAATTCCTTCTGCTTTGATAGCCTTGGGTTTTATTACTATTGTTGTTGCACTTTTAAATCACTATTACTCTTTAAATATCTCAACAATAGCTTCAACTTTTTCATACAACATAAATGGACTTGAAGGCTCAGGAATTCCACCTATTCCTTTACAATTTTCTCTTCCTTGGGGACATTTAGATAGTAGCCAAATTAATTTTGATTTAATAAAAAAACTTCTTCCACATGCTATTGCTATTGCTATTTTAGGAGCTTTAGAGTCCCTTTTATGTGCCGTTATAAGTGATGGAATGACTGGAAATAAAACAGATCCAAATAAAGAGTTAATAGGGCAAGGTATTACAAATATAGTTGTTCCATTTTTTGGAGGGATTCCAGCAACAGCGGCAATTGCTAGAACTGTTGCAAATATAAATTCAGGCGGAACAGCAAAACTATCTTCAATAGTTCACTCTCTTTTCATTTTGGTTTCTATTTTATTTATAGCTCCCTATATCTCTTATCTTCCAATGGCGGGCTTATCTGCTCTTTTACTAATTGTTGCTTGGAATATGAGCGAGATAAAACACTTTACAAATATCTTAAAAACTGCTCCTAAAGATGATATATATGTACTTTTAACTTGTTTTGGTTTAACAGTTTTAATAGATATGCAAGTTGCTGTTGCTGTTGGGATTGGACTTGCATCTATACTATTTATAAAAAGAACTATTGATTTATACTCTATTGAGCTTGTAAGTGAAGATATGAGTTTACATCCTGATTTACCAAAAGATATTCTAATTTATGATATAAATGGTCCTATGTTTTTTGGAGCTGCACAAAAAGCTATGAAGACCTTGATAAATGCAAATGATAAAAGAGATATAGTAATTTTAAATATGAAAAATGTAACTATGATAGATATGACCGCAATGGTTGCTCTAAAATCAATTATAGATGGCTTTGAAGCAAAAAATAAAAAACTGATTTTTTCAGGTCTTAGCAATCGTGTACAAAAAAAGCTTGAACGTGCCAAATTTGATTATGTAACTACTTTTTCAAATATAAATGACTCAATAGAGTATGCTAAACACTTATTAAATGTTTTAGAAGAATAA
- a CDS encoding menaquinone biosynthesis family protein — protein MYYAIKFGWIDIKDAKFDNIALDIETLNQATLKGVYDICAISFALYPFVKDDFALLKTAVSFGEGYGPKLIKKKGVNLKRNFKVALSGEFTTNALLFKIAYPDARITYMNFLDIEKAVLDGVVDAGVLIHESILTYSSELEVEREIWDIWQELCDGENLPLPLGGMCLRRSIPLSDAIKYEDALIKAVDVANKNRKTLAPMLLEKGLIRVDATTLDKYLDLYANDNSVKLSDIQYKAINKLFELGYKSGHYQNLIKAEDFLIPSEYEELRAR, from the coding sequence ATGTATTATGCTATTAAATTTGGTTGGATAGATATAAAAGATGCAAAATTTGATAATATCGCTTTAGATATAGAGACTTTAAACCAAGCAACACTAAAAGGTGTTTACGATATTTGTGCTATCTCTTTTGCTCTATATCCTTTTGTAAAAGATGATTTTGCCTTGCTTAAAACAGCTGTTAGTTTTGGAGAAGGTTATGGTCCAAAACTTATTAAGAAAAAAGGTGTAAATCTAAAAAGAAATTTCAAAGTTGCTCTTAGTGGAGAGTTTACTACAAATGCACTTCTTTTTAAAATAGCATATCCAGATGCAAGAATTACATATATGAACTTTTTAGATATAGAAAAAGCTGTGCTTGATGGAGTTGTTGATGCTGGAGTTTTAATCCATGAGTCTATTTTAACTTATAGTAGTGAGTTAGAAGTTGAAAGAGAGATTTGGGATATTTGGCAAGAGCTTTGTGATGGTGAGAATTTACCACTTCCTCTTGGTGGAATGTGTTTAAGAAGATCAATTCCACTTAGTGATGCAATAAAATATGAAGATGCTTTAATAAAAGCAGTTGATGTTGCAAATAAAAATAGGAAAACTTTAGCTCCTATGCTACTTGAAAAAGGTTTAATTAGAGTAGATGCTACTACTTTAGATAAATATTTGGATCTGTATGCAAATGATAATTCTGTAAAACTAAGTGATATTCAATATAAAGCCATAAATAAACTTTTTGAGTTGGGATATAAGAGTGGTCATTATCAAAATTTAATAAAAGCAGAAGATTTTTTAATCCCAAGTGAATATGAAGAGTTAAGAGCTAGATGA
- a CDS encoding biotin synthase codes for MSNNEDIFLCAICNVESGTCNEDCKFCTQSVKYKANIDRYKQKDIEQIVKEAKIARANGAVGFCLVTAGAGLTDKKTKFIAQAAKAVKAENLGLRVIACNGIASLEQLKELKAAGVDNYNHNLETSRDFYPQICTTHTWDERYQTCLNAKEAGLKLVCGGIFGMGETQEDRISMLEAINSLDPMNVPLNFFHPNEALPIVENTVDIEQAFDLITLARKMIPNAHKIMVAGGRELMFGDRQYEIFERGANAFVIGDYLTTTGKTPKDDVEALEKLGFKIAKNMHLMPDER; via the coding sequence ATGAGTAATAATGAAGATATTTTTTTATGTGCTATTTGCAATGTTGAAAGTGGTACTTGCAATGAAGATTGTAAATTTTGTACACAAAGTGTAAAATATAAAGCTAATATAGATAGATATAAACAAAAAGATATAGAGCAGATTGTAAAAGAGGCAAAAATTGCTAGAGCAAATGGAGCAGTTGGATTTTGTTTAGTAACTGCTGGTGCTGGACTTACTGATAAGAAAACAAAATTTATAGCACAAGCTGCAAAAGCTGTTAAGGCTGAAAATTTAGGACTTAGAGTAATTGCTTGTAATGGTATAGCAAGCTTAGAACAATTAAAAGAGTTAAAAGCAGCGGGAGTTGATAACTACAACCACAATTTAGAAACTTCAAGAGATTTCTATCCACAAATTTGTACAACTCATACTTGGGATGAGAGATACCAAACTTGTCTAAATGCAAAAGAGGCTGGATTAAAACTAGTTTGTGGTGGAATTTTTGGAATGGGGGAGACTCAAGAAGATAGAATTTCTATGCTAGAAGCAATAAATTCACTAGATCCTATGAATGTACCTTTAAACTTTTTTCATCCAAATGAAGCTTTACCTATTGTTGAAAATACAGTAGATATAGAACAAGCTTTTGATTTAATAACTCTTGCAAGAAAAATGATACCAAATGCACATAAAATAATGGTTGCTGGTGGACGTGAGCTTATGTTTGGTGATAGACAATATGAGATTTTTGAACGAGGAGCAAATGCTTTTGTAATAGGAGATTATCTTACAACTACTGGAAAAACTCCAAAAGATGATGTTGAAGCTCTTGAAAAATTGGGATTTAAAATAGCAAAAAATATGCACTTAATGCCAGATGAAAGATAG
- a CDS encoding UDP-N-acetylmuramate dehydrogenase, translated as MSEKIDNYYKTVDFKRYSSIHIGGVKEVLVINEIGDYPDFHIIGRGNNLLISPNCEKKFAILGEEFDYIKDENDKLYVGCATSSGKLLTYTRKNDIANLEFLAKLPGNLGGLVKMNAGLKEWEIFNYIDSIKTKDGYIKKESIDFSYRQTKIDTIIYEVVFYKTKGFSQDRQNDFTKMRDNQPQIASAGSCFKNPKGDFAGRLIEAVGLKGYRVGDMEFSNTHANFLVNHGSGTFDEATTLINLAKEKVKKEFNIELETEIIIFE; from the coding sequence ATGAGCGAGAAAATAGATAATTACTATAAAACAGTAGATTTTAAAAGATACTCTTCAATTCATATTGGAGGAGTAAAAGAGGTTTTAGTTATCAATGAAATAGGTGATTATCCAGATTTTCACATAATTGGAAGAGGGAATAATTTGTTGATTTCTCCAAATTGTGAAAAAAAGTTTGCTATTTTGGGAGAAGAGTTTGATTATATAAAAGATGAAAACGATAAATTATATGTTGGTTGTGCCACTAGTAGTGGAAAACTACTTACATATACAAGAAAAAATGATATTGCAAATTTAGAATTTTTAGCAAAATTACCAGGAAATTTGGGTGGTTTAGTAAAGATGAATGCAGGTCTAAAAGAGTGGGAAATTTTTAATTATATAGACTCTATAAAGACAAAAGATGGATATATTAAAAAAGAGAGTATAGATTTTTCATATAGACAGACAAAAATTGATACTATTATCTATGAAGTAGTTTTTTATAAAACTAAAGGCTTTTCACAAGATAGACAAAATGATTTTACAAAAATGAGAGATAATCAACCACAAATTGCTAGTGCTGGAAGTTGTTTTAAAAACCCAAAAGGTGATTTTGCAGGAAGATTAATAGAAGCTGTTGGGCTAAAAGGGTATAGAGTTGGAGATATGGAGTTTTCAAATACTCATGCAAACTTTTTGGTAAATCATGGCTCTGGTACATTTGATGAAGCAACAACTTTGATAAATTTAGCAAAAGAAAAAGTAAAAAAAGAGTTTAATATTGAGTTGGAAACTGAGATTATAATTTTTGAATAG
- the topA gene encoding type I DNA topoisomerase yields the protein MKNLVIVESPAKAKTISKFLGPDYVVMASMGHVRDLPKSTLGFDPEDNFKPNYQVSTDKKKVISELKKQISKDTTIYLAADEDREGEAIAWHLIPALKIEKNPIKRIVFHEITKDAILKALQNPRDVDQNLVDAQQARRILDRAVGYELSPLLWKKVRYGLSAGRVQSVAVKIIVDRENEIRAFVPEEFWKIKADFINPELSSELSKKDGKNLKVKNEKQAKEIETSLNSGIYKLVDIEEKDSTRNPAPPFTTSTLQQEASRKIGLSVAQTMMIAQQLYEGNVENIPNHTGGLITYMRTDSLNLSTVATSMAKKVIEEEYGKDYSLSKPRAFKSTAKGAQEAHEAIRPVDMSLKPTLVKQYLDNAQYKLYSLIWKRTIATQMATAKIANTTYKIEAGAKNEFEFQTKGQRIIFAGFMKAYTEGSDNPESALDSTEKILPNIKVGTVLELEKLSSEQNFTKPPARYTEASLVKKLESEGIGRPSTYAPTISTIQAREYVVKTEDKKLAPTPTGEIVNSFLTDHFSNIIDLGFTARIEEEFDEIADGKKVWVDVMRNFYGDFKETIKDKEENISKSDYLQVRELGIDPKSGKPVSARVGRFGPFIQIGTKDDEEKPKFVAIPEKFNMDTITLEEALFLFTLPRVVGTTLNNEEIKANIGRFGPYLQVKTKYYSLKTDDPYTVDEQRAREIINEIDEAKSKALIKEFEKEKIQILDGQYGPYIKQGRKNFKIPKTKEASSLTLEECLEIIEKDSKVTKKPARKVVKKTVKK from the coding sequence GTGAAAAATTTAGTAATAGTGGAATCTCCAGCAAAAGCAAAAACAATCTCAAAATTTTTAGGCCCTGACTATGTAGTTATGGCATCTATGGGGCATGTAAGAGATTTACCAAAATCAACTCTAGGATTTGATCCTGAAGATAACTTCAAACCGAACTATCAAGTAAGTACAGATAAAAAAAAGGTTATATCAGAGTTAAAAAAACAGATATCAAAAGATACAACTATATACCTAGCGGCCGATGAGGATAGAGAAGGAGAGGCTATTGCTTGGCATTTAATACCAGCATTAAAAATTGAAAAAAACCCAATAAAAAGAATAGTTTTTCACGAAATTACAAAAGATGCAATACTAAAGGCACTTCAAAACCCAAGAGATGTTGATCAAAATCTTGTAGATGCTCAACAAGCAAGAAGAATTTTAGATAGAGCAGTTGGATATGAACTTTCACCATTACTTTGGAAAAAAGTGCGATATGGCTTGAGTGCTGGAAGAGTTCAAAGTGTTGCAGTAAAAATAATTGTTGATAGAGAGAATGAGATAAGAGCTTTTGTTCCTGAAGAGTTTTGGAAAATAAAAGCAGATTTTATAAATCCTGAACTTTCAAGTGAATTATCAAAAAAAGATGGCAAAAATTTAAAAGTAAAAAATGAAAAACAAGCAAAAGAGATTGAAACATCTTTAAATAGTGGTATATACAAACTTGTAGATATTGAGGAAAAAGATAGTACAAGAAATCCAGCACCTCCATTTACAACTTCAACTTTGCAACAAGAAGCAAGTAGAAAAATAGGTCTTAGTGTTGCACAAACTATGATGATTGCTCAACAACTTTATGAAGGAAATGTTGAAAATATTCCAAATCACACAGGTGGTTTGATTACATATATGAGAACGGACTCTTTAAACCTATCAACTGTTGCTACTTCTATGGCTAAAAAAGTTATTGAAGAGGAGTATGGAAAAGATTATTCTCTTTCTAAACCAAGAGCTTTTAAATCAACTGCAAAAGGTGCACAAGAGGCACACGAAGCAATAAGACCTGTTGATATGAGCTTAAAACCAACTCTTGTTAAACAGTATTTAGATAATGCCCAGTATAAACTATATAGCTTAATTTGGAAAAGAACTATTGCTACTCAAATGGCAACTGCAAAAATTGCTAACACTACATATAAGATAGAAGCTGGAGCTAAAAATGAGTTTGAGTTCCAAACAAAGGGTCAAAGGATTATTTTTGCTGGATTTATGAAAGCTTATACAGAAGGTAGTGATAATCCAGAGAGTGCACTTGATAGTACTGAAAAAATATTACCAAATATAAAAGTTGGAACAGTTTTAGAGTTAGAAAAACTAAGTAGTGAGCAAAACTTTACTAAACCACCAGCACGATATACAGAAGCTTCACTTGTAAAAAAACTTGAAAGTGAGGGAATAGGTCGTCCTTCAACTTATGCTCCAACTATTTCAACTATTCAAGCACGAGAGTATGTGGTAAAAACGGAGGATAAGAAACTAGCACCTACACCAACAGGTGAGATTGTAAATAGCTTTTTAACTGATCATTTCTCAAATATTATTGACTTAGGATTTACTGCGAGAATTGAAGAAGAGTTTGATGAAATAGCAGATGGTAAAAAAGTTTGGGTTGATGTAATGAGAAACTTTTATGGAGACTTTAAAGAGACTATAAAAGATAAAGAAGAAAATATAAGTAAATCGGATTATCTACAGGTGAGAGAACTTGGGATCGATCCAAAAAGTGGGAAACCTGTAAGTGCTAGAGTTGGAAGATTTGGACCTTTTATTCAAATTGGAACAAAAGATGATGAAGAGAAACCAAAATTTGTAGCAATTCCTGAAAAGTTTAATATGGATACAATTACTTTGGAAGAAGCTCTGTTTTTATTTACACTTCCAAGAGTTGTTGGGACTACTTTAAATAATGAAGAGATAAAAGCAAATATTGGAAGATTTGGTCCATATTTACAAGTAAAAACAAAATATTACTCATTAAAAACTGATGATCCATATACAGTGGATGAGCAAAGAGCAAGAGAGATTATAAATGAAATTGATGAAGCTAAAAGTAAAGCTTTGATAAAAGAGTTTGAAAAAGAGAAAATTCAAATTTTAGATGGTCAATATGGTCCATATATAAAACAAGGTAGAAAGAATTTTAAAATACCAAAAACAAAAGAGGCTTCAAGTTTAACTTTAGAAGAGTGCTTGGAAATAATAGAAAAAGATAGCAAAGTTACAAAAAAACCTGCTAGAAAAGTAGTTAAAAAAACAGTAAAAAAATAA
- a CDS encoding tetratricopeptide repeat protein — MLKFIKFSSFLLIASFFMACAGHKQAVQKLPSELEQLNIDCKRDSLSFELDCYDFIANKNSFAMLRLGIDAQNKGKVDEALERYTKAQKAGNFYANALLSSLYGNGIGVEFNERKSINLLKDVEDVDPIAAYRLSFYYFSNNNPNKAIELLVFAALEGVKDAQKDLVLIFSNGQYVDVDEEKSMYYDSLYQNGEDDFTKKIYGR; from the coding sequence ATGTTAAAATTTATTAAATTTTCTTCTTTCTTACTTATTGCTAGTTTTTTTATGGCTTGTGCAGGACACAAACAAGCTGTACAAAAACTTCCAAGTGAGCTTGAACAGTTAAATATTGATTGTAAAAGAGATAGTTTGAGTTTTGAACTTGATTGCTATGATTTTATTGCAAATAAAAATAGTTTTGCAATGTTAAGATTGGGAATAGATGCTCAAAATAAAGGTAAAGTAGATGAAGCTTTAGAAAGATATACGAAAGCTCAAAAAGCTGGAAACTTCTATGCAAATGCTCTTTTATCCTCTTTATATGGAAATGGTATTGGTGTAGAGTTTAATGAAAGAAAATCTATTAATCTTCTAAAGGATGTTGAAGATGTAGATCCCATAGCTGCATACAGACTATCTTTTTACTACTTTTCAAATAACAATCCAAACAAAGCTATAGAGCTTTTAGTTTTTGCTGCTCTTGAGGGTGTTAAAGATGCTCAAAAAGATTTGGTTTTAATATTTTCAAATGGTCAATATGTAGATGTTGATGAAGAAAAAAGTATGTATTACGACTCTCTTTACCAAAATGGCGAAGATGATTTTACAAAAAAAATATATGGAAGATAG
- a CDS encoding ATP-binding protein yields the protein MQEVIDFLKAKDVQKSGFFNQLKCSEEEARILQFLSKEYLNGRDVISVIDILREFYNIEKYEHLEKLNIIKSLLEFGWIIQIAFDQVKLNDASKFELINTSVALSSSYLKMLESGTSEFVLPEIKDYSDHLEYLQDQFLKIDITQQLNSVKRNFDVNSPSSTRLKNKLMLVENRIKERISATTNKIVLEDFFEEHSLNEQEKVLFLALLKEEYSGGDGTLREMNYLLELVSNDDYEKIKYRSLLEESSTLVSKNLIDYDEVLTPFGGINRNFYIPDEVLYKISHPNKKGSAVSKIKLETIIKEQEIFELNSTTKNLDDVVLNPKTKETLNNLLKQVDKSVINRLKAWGIKDKKRGIDAKIIFYGVAGTGKTITALALAKSLKKEVLSFDCSKILSMYIGESEKNVRNIFDKYNEIKEQTKTEPVLLLNEADQFLSSRSSGAGSSADKMHNQMQNIFLEQIEKFDGILIATTNLLENLDKAFSRRFNYKIEFVKPNKEQRVELWKKLLPPALPLEKDFDFEKIAKYELTGGQIELVIKNTAYKLAISENAIFTLKDFEEQISKEKKGQFDSENKVGFF from the coding sequence ATGCAAGAAGTTATTGATTTTTTAAAAGCAAAAGATGTACAAAAGAGTGGATTTTTCAATCAATTAAAGTGTAGTGAAGAAGAGGCTAGAATCCTTCAATTCCTATCAAAAGAGTATTTAAATGGTAGAGATGTAATAAGTGTTATTGATATTTTAAGAGAATTTTATAATATAGAAAAATATGAGCACTTGGAAAAATTAAATATTATTAAATCACTTCTAGAATTTGGTTGGATTATTCAAATTGCATTTGATCAAGTAAAGCTAAATGATGCTTCAAAGTTTGAATTAATAAATACAAGTGTTGCGCTTTCAAGTTCATATTTAAAGATGCTTGAAAGTGGAACTAGTGAGTTTGTATTACCTGAAATAAAAGATTATAGTGACCATTTGGAATATCTTCAAGATCAGTTTTTAAAAATCGATATTACTCAACAGCTAAATAGTGTAAAGAGAAACTTTGATGTTAATTCACCTAGCTCTACACGATTAAAAAACAAGTTAATGTTAGTCGAAAATAGAATAAAAGAGAGAATTAGTGCAACTACAAATAAAATTGTGCTAGAAGATTTTTTTGAAGAACATAGTTTAAATGAGCAAGAAAAAGTGCTATTTTTAGCTCTTTTAAAAGAGGAGTATAGTGGAGGAGATGGAACTTTAAGAGAGATGAACTATCTTCTTGAGCTTGTGTCAAATGATGATTATGAAAAGATAAAATATAGAAGCTTGTTAGAAGAGAGTTCTACTTTGGTATCTAAAAATTTAATAGATTATGATGAGGTTTTAACTCCTTTTGGTGGAATTAATAGAAACTTTTATATTCCAGATGAAGTACTGTATAAAATCTCTCATCCAAACAAAAAAGGCTCAGCAGTATCTAAAATAAAACTAGAAACAATTATAAAAGAGCAAGAGATTTTTGAACTAAATAGTACAACAAAAAATTTAGATGATGTAGTTTTGAACCCAAAAACAAAAGAGACTTTAAACAATCTTTTAAAACAAGTAGATAAAAGTGTAATAAATAGGTTAAAAGCTTGGGGAATAAAAGATAAAAAAAGAGGAATAGATGCAAAAATAATCTTCTATGGAGTTGCTGGAACTGGTAAAACTATTACAGCTTTAGCATTAGCAAAATCTCTCAAGAAAGAGGTTTTAAGTTTTGATTGTTCAAAAATTTTATCTATGTACATTGGAGAGAGTGAAAAAAATGTGCGAAACATTTTTGATAAATACAACGAAATAAAAGAGCAGACAAAAACTGAGCCAGTGCTTCTTTTAAATGAAGCAGACCAGTTTTTAAGTTCAAGAAGTAGTGGAGCAGGAAGTAGTGCAGATAAGATGCATAATCAGATGCAAAATATATTTTTGGAACAGATAGAGAAATTTGATGGTATTTTAATAGCTACTACAAACTTGCTAGAAAATCTAGATAAAGCTTTTTCAAGAAGATTTAACTACAAAATAGAGTTTGTAAAACCAAATAAAGAGCAAAGAGTTGAACTTTGGAAAAAACTTTTACCACCTGCTCTTCCACTTGAGAAAGATTTTGATTTTGAAAAAATTGCAAAATATGAACTAACTGGTGGTCAAATAGAGCTAGTAATTAAAAACACTGCGTATAAGTTAGCAATTAGTGAAAATGCAATTTTTACTCTAAAAGATTTTGAAGAGCAGATAAGCAAAGAGAAAAAAGGGCAGTTTGATAGTGAAAACAAAGTTGGATTTTTTTAA
- a CDS encoding SDR family oxidoreductase has translation MAKVILITGATSGMGEASANLLAKNGYKVYAGSRDENISKVDGNITYIYLDVTKTNSIKNAVQKIINIEGKIDILLNNAGYGLLSTLEDGTDEEIFNQFDVNVFGLIKTIREVLPFMREKNSGVIINISSFLGKMGLPLLSHYNASKYAVEGITDSLRFETLPFNIRVHSIEAGLFGTNFVKKGLTINEATMREESPYKALTSHLVPIVAKAINEGPDPIAIANAVKNIIEDENSLIAIPVGTEAETFVPLRKQLSNEDFEKKIIETFGL, from the coding sequence ATGGCAAAAGTTATTTTAATTACAGGTGCAACATCTGGTATGGGAGAAGCTAGTGCAAATCTTTTAGCAAAAAACGGCTACAAAGTTTATGCAGGAAGTAGAGATGAAAATATCTCAAAAGTTGATGGAAATATAACTTATATCTATCTTGATGTTACTAAAACAAATAGTATAAAAAATGCCGTTCAAAAGATAATTAACATTGAAGGCAAAATTGATATACTATTAAACAATGCAGGATATGGTCTTCTTTCAACTTTAGAGGATGGAACTGATGAAGAGATTTTTAATCAGTTTGATGTAAATGTTTTTGGTCTAATAAAAACAATAAGAGAAGTTTTACCTTTTATGAGGGAGAAGAATTCTGGAGTGATTATAAATATTAGCTCATTTTTGGGGAAAATGGGACTTCCTTTATTGTCTCATTATAATGCTTCAAAATATGCAGTTGAAGGAATAACAGATTCTCTTAGATTTGAAACCTTACCATTTAATATAAGAGTTCACTCTATAGAGGCTGGGCTTTTTGGAACAAACTTTGTAAAAAAAGGTTTAACAATCAATGAGGCTACAATGAGAGAAGAGTCACCATATAAAGCTTTAACTTCTCATTTAGTACCAATTGTAGCAAAAGCAATAAATGAGGGACCAGATCCAATTGCAATTGCAAATGCTGTAAAGAATATAATTGAAGATGAAAATTCTCTAATAGCTATTCCTGTTGGAACAGAAGCTGAAACCTTTGTACCTCTTAGAAAACAATTAAGTAATGAAGATTTTGAGAAAAAAATTATTGAAACTTTTGGATTATAA